A window of the Synechococcus sp. JA-3-3Ab genome harbors these coding sequences:
- the recJ gene encoding single-stranded-DNA-specific exonuclease RecJ, translating into MAMAGIPDQRWLFQPVNPLAAQSLAEAVGVSPVLAQILLNRGLSSPAAVQQYLQPDPVHLPPPSQDFADLPLAVELLEGAIRRQEPIAICGDYDADGMTSTALLLRALRGAPVYYRIPSRLREGYGLNNRMVQELHREGVRLILTVDNGIAAHAPIQLAKELGLTVIVTDHHDLPPQLPPADAILNPKQLPLSSPYRGMAGVGVAYLLAQALAERRGDEHLERVALELFTVGTIADLAPLTGVNRLWVRQGLALLPTSQVAGIRALLAVMGMTGSPEELRPEWVGFGLGPRINAIGRIGRPELGIQLLTTDDPQQAEKLARRCERLNQVRQQMCGRIEAEALEQIARQGRDLQQERVLTILGSPQQRWHKGVIGLVASRLAERFGCPVFIGSQSPQGEITGSARQGIPEFDVFQALEFCKDLFSKHGGHPAAGGFSLRAENWPLLEERLRQFAQQRLQPEQIRPLVQIDAEVALADLTFDLYRELQRLQPCGIGNPEPVFCSRNLQVLQQQRFCPQPAQRGEDTPGHLRLLLRDPVSRGLDGAGSSLAAPAKARSRPLWAIWWGGAAAYPLPAQIDIAYTLKAKRWGEETQLELEILGIRPAAEASSADLSPAAVAPTLSDAKAGAQAAPSPLLIYRPAPQPTQPLRWQAVSRFSALLPQARGTILLYGFRRPTFVLPPKQHPSLTLHYDRPQAGHRYNQLWLWSWPPSLDHLKWLLSCTPGDALLIVLHHQAVPLPSAAALQRQLRHYLQNQAQVDLLRLAQQWWLSPALLVAGLRSLGYACPEFGPTGSLEEELEAQRAWYRSSWQQVAALLQGSRPQ; encoded by the coding sequence ATGGCCATGGCCGGGATCCCTGACCAACGCTGGCTGTTTCAGCCTGTGAACCCACTGGCTGCCCAGAGCTTGGCTGAGGCGGTGGGGGTCTCGCCCGTCTTGGCTCAGATCTTGCTCAATCGCGGCCTCTCCAGCCCTGCTGCCGTGCAGCAGTATTTGCAGCCGGATCCCGTCCACCTGCCCCCGCCCAGCCAAGATTTTGCCGATTTGCCGCTGGCGGTGGAATTGCTGGAGGGGGCGATTCGCCGACAAGAGCCCATTGCCATCTGCGGCGATTACGATGCCGACGGCATGACCAGCACGGCTCTGCTGCTGCGGGCGCTGCGGGGCGCTCCAGTGTATTACCGCATCCCCAGCCGCCTCAGGGAGGGCTATGGCCTCAACAACCGCATGGTGCAGGAGCTGCACCGCGAGGGGGTACGCCTCATCCTCACCGTGGACAACGGCATTGCCGCCCATGCGCCCATCCAACTGGCCAAAGAGCTGGGCTTGACGGTGATCGTGACGGATCACCACGACTTGCCCCCCCAGTTGCCCCCTGCCGACGCCATCCTCAATCCCAAACAGCTCCCCCTCTCTTCTCCCTATCGGGGGATGGCCGGGGTGGGGGTGGCCTACCTCCTGGCCCAGGCCTTGGCAGAGCGCCGCGGGGACGAACATTTGGAGCGGGTGGCGCTGGAACTGTTTACGGTGGGCACCATTGCCGATTTGGCGCCGCTGACGGGAGTTAACCGCCTTTGGGTGCGGCAGGGGCTGGCTCTCTTGCCCACTTCCCAGGTGGCCGGGATCCGCGCCCTCTTGGCGGTGATGGGAATGACGGGATCCCCAGAGGAGCTGCGGCCAGAGTGGGTAGGGTTTGGCCTGGGGCCGCGCATCAACGCCATTGGGCGGATTGGCCGACCGGAGCTGGGGATCCAGTTGCTGACCACCGACGATCCGCAGCAGGCAGAAAAACTGGCCCGCCGCTGCGAACGCCTCAACCAGGTGCGGCAGCAGATGTGTGGGCGCATCGAGGCGGAGGCCCTGGAGCAAATCGCCCGGCAAGGGCGGGATCTGCAGCAAGAGCGAGTGTTGACGATTTTGGGATCCCCGCAGCAGCGCTGGCACAAAGGGGTAATTGGCCTGGTGGCCTCGCGGCTGGCGGAGCGTTTTGGCTGTCCGGTGTTTATCGGCAGCCAGTCGCCCCAGGGGGAGATTACCGGCTCGGCGCGGCAGGGGATCCCGGAGTTCGACGTGTTTCAGGCGTTGGAGTTTTGCAAAGATTTGTTCAGCAAACACGGCGGCCACCCGGCGGCGGGGGGATTTAGCCTGAGGGCGGAAAACTGGCCTCTTTTGGAAGAGCGGCTTCGGCAATTTGCCCAACAGCGGTTGCAGCCGGAACAAATCCGTCCCCTGGTGCAGATCGACGCGGAGGTGGCACTGGCGGATCTCACCTTCGACCTCTACCGCGAGCTGCAGCGGTTGCAGCCCTGTGGCATCGGCAATCCGGAGCCGGTCTTTTGCAGCCGCAACCTGCAGGTGTTGCAACAGCAGCGATTTTGCCCACAGCCTGCCCAAAGGGGGGAGGATACCCCCGGCCACCTGAGGCTGCTGCTCCGGGATCCCGTCAGCCGGGGCCTAGACGGGGCAGGATCCTCACTTGCTGCCCCAGCCAAAGCCCGCAGCCGTCCCCTGTGGGCCATTTGGTGGGGAGGGGCCGCCGCCTATCCCCTGCCGGCGCAGATTGACATCGCCTACACCCTCAAGGCCAAAAGGTGGGGGGAAGAAACCCAACTGGAGCTGGAGATTCTTGGGATCCGGCCTGCCGCAGAAGCCAGCTCTGCCGATCTTTCGCCCGCCGCCGTCGCTCCCACCCTCTCCGATGCCAAAGCTGGCGCCCAGGCAGCACCCTCCCCCCTGCTGATCTACCGCCCTGCCCCCCAGCCCACCCAACCGCTGCGTTGGCAGGCTGTATCTCGATTTTCTGCCCTCCTGCCCCAGGCGCGGGGAACGATCCTCCTCTACGGCTTCCGGCGCCCTACGTTTGTCCTGCCACCGAAGCAGCATCCCTCCCTGACCCTCCACTACGACCGCCCCCAAGCTGGCCATCGCTACAACCAACTGTGGCTGTGGAGTTGGCCTCCCTCTTTGGATCACCTCAAGTGGTTGCTCTCCTGCACTCCCGGCGACGCGCTGCTGATTGTCCTGCACCACCAGGCGGTGCCTCTGCCCTCCGCCGCTGCCTTACAACGGCAATTGCGCCACTACCTGCAAAACCAAGCCCAGGTGGATCTGTTACGCTTGGCCCAGCAATGGTGGCTGTCGCCAGCGCTGTTAGTGGCCGGCCTGCGCTCCCTGGGGTATGCCTGTCCAGAGTTTGGCCCGACAGGATCTTTGGAAGAGGAGCTGGAGGCCCAGCGGGCCTGGTACCGCAGCTCTTGGCAACAAGTGGCTGCCCTGCTGCAGGGATCTCGTCCGCAATAG
- a CDS encoding metallophosphoesterase family protein: MGIKLLLGSDYHGNDRLIRQALDHLPQVDAYINCGDFCSKAGKPSCKATQGFHPTAQAEVAQLQSFLAAVDSLGKPWLFLPGNHDPAASVLEPLAGSWGRAITQSCCFEWLGLQVLAVPWTPPCGWSWTLTRSHLQELLTLYGQPPRPIDLLLSHAPPRGLLDEGGKWYHRRMPTLRPLVDHLQPRYYICGHMHWDGGKVERCGSTLVINTALHNMVLEIP; encoded by the coding sequence ATGGGAATTAAACTGCTCCTCGGCTCCGACTACCACGGCAACGACCGGCTGATCCGGCAGGCCCTTGACCATCTGCCCCAAGTGGATGCTTACATCAACTGCGGCGATTTCTGTTCCAAGGCCGGCAAGCCCTCCTGCAAAGCCACTCAAGGCTTTCACCCCACAGCCCAAGCCGAGGTGGCCCAGTTGCAATCTTTTCTGGCGGCGGTGGACAGTCTGGGCAAGCCCTGGCTCTTTTTGCCCGGCAACCACGATCCGGCAGCCTCTGTTCTGGAGCCGCTGGCTGGCAGTTGGGGGCGGGCGATTACCCAGTCCTGTTGCTTTGAGTGGCTGGGGCTCCAAGTGCTGGCGGTGCCCTGGACTCCCCCCTGTGGTTGGAGCTGGACCCTCACCCGCAGCCATCTGCAGGAGCTGCTCACCCTCTACGGTCAACCTCCTCGCCCCATTGACCTGTTGCTCAGCCACGCGCCGCCGCGGGGCCTGTTGGACGAAGGCGGAAAATGGTACCACCGCCGCATGCCCACCTTGCGCCCCTTGGTGGATCACCTGCAGCCGCGCTACTACATCTGCGGCCACATGCACTGGGACGGGGGCAAGGTGGAGCGGTGCGGATCCACCCTGGTGATCAACACGGCGCTGCACAACATGGTTCTGGAAATCCCCTGA
- the rdgB gene encoding RdgB/HAM1 family non-canonical purine NTP pyrophosphatase — MARPLILASSNSGKWREFSTFFQLHAPAWELRPLPAELTVEESGSTFAENALLKAKAVAESLGEWAIADDSGLAVAALGGAPGIHSARYAPDDAARIQRLLREMEGIPNRQASFHCAIALVDPQGQVRALVEGICHGEILAQPRGKGGFGYDPLFWVPEVGLTFAEMSPAQKEAVGHRGQALRALKEQLLILERSLG, encoded by the coding sequence ATGGCACGCCCCTTGATCTTGGCCAGCAGCAACTCCGGCAAATGGCGGGAGTTCAGCACCTTTTTTCAGCTCCATGCCCCTGCCTGGGAGCTGCGCCCCCTGCCTGCCGAGCTGACTGTGGAAGAGAGCGGCAGCACCTTTGCCGAAAATGCCCTTCTCAAGGCCAAGGCCGTGGCAGAATCGCTGGGGGAGTGGGCCATTGCTGATGACTCCGGCCTGGCGGTGGCAGCCCTTGGCGGCGCCCCCGGGATCCACTCCGCTCGCTATGCCCCCGACGATGCCGCCCGCATCCAGCGGCTGCTGCGGGAGATGGAAGGGATCCCCAACCGCCAAGCCAGCTTTCACTGCGCCATTGCCCTTGTCGATCCCCAGGGCCAGGTGCGGGCCTTGGTGGAGGGCATCTGCCACGGGGAGATCCTGGCTCAGCCGCGGGGCAAGGGAGGGTTTGGCTACGACCCCCTCTTTTGGGTGCCCGAAGTGGGGCTGACCTTCGCCGAGATGAGCCCGGCGCAAAAAGAAGCGGTCGGCCACCGCGGCCAGGCCCTGAGAGCCCTGAAAGAACAGCTCCTCATCTTGGAGCGCAGTCTAGGCTAG
- the tmk gene encoding dTMP kinase, protein MFITLEGGEGVGKTTQQALLAERLQREGYACVSTREPGGTALGEALRELLLHGDPLTPLAELLLYAADRAEHVNKVIAPALAVGQVVICDRFTDSTLAYQGYGRGLNLEQIRQLNHLATGGLQPQLTLWLDLAPEVGLARSRLGDKLEQEHLEFHRRVYRGFQALAAAEPQRIVRIDAGGSPLEVAARIWSVVKPRLLAAVPRP, encoded by the coding sequence GTGTTCATTACTCTAGAAGGCGGGGAGGGGGTGGGCAAAACCACCCAGCAAGCCCTCTTGGCCGAGCGGCTGCAACGAGAAGGCTACGCCTGCGTGTCTACCCGCGAGCCGGGAGGGACGGCGCTGGGCGAAGCGCTGCGGGAGCTGCTGTTGCACGGGGATCCCTTGACGCCGCTGGCCGAGCTGCTCCTGTACGCTGCGGATCGGGCTGAACACGTGAACAAGGTCATCGCGCCGGCTCTCGCGGTGGGACAAGTGGTGATCTGTGATCGCTTCACCGATTCCACCTTGGCCTACCAGGGCTACGGTCGAGGCCTGAACTTGGAGCAGATCCGCCAGCTCAACCACTTGGCCACCGGCGGGCTGCAGCCGCAGCTTACCCTGTGGCTGGATCTTGCTCCCGAAGTGGGGCTGGCGCGCTCCCGTCTTGGCGACAAGCTCGAACAGGAGCACCTGGAGTTCCACCGCCGGGTTTACCGCGGATTTCAAGCTCTAGCCGCCGCAGAGCCGCAGCGGATTGTCCGCATTGACGCCGGGGGATCCCCCCTGGAGGTGGCTGCCCGCATCTGGTCGGTGGTCAAGCCTCGCCTGCTGGCAGCAGTCCCAAGGCCCTAG
- a CDS encoding CHAD domain-containing protein: protein MLSSSSLPPLAALAHQLLSQQWQRLQKHVGRVLKHHPEAAESLHQIRVSLRRIGTWAEVFQGSLRLPKPLRPKRLRKLIKTLGQQRDLDVLLEILREPCWQGIPADQQAELEELKEKLQRRQAQAEKHSRRILAEEDFLKFQAACEEWLVSPRYWPAAQLPVQESLPHLLAPLVAAWFLQPGWRIPAFPETEAQAEQLHDLRKATKRLRYQLEFFAPFYGETLQSWVKALKRLQEQLGRFNDLQVLQAQLPADSSLQNWLQEQQKLALQDWPTQQQRYCNPAEQQRLYQLLFLVGENSNGEVQVVG, encoded by the coding sequence TTGCTCTCGTCTTCAAGCTTGCCCCCGCTAGCTGCTTTGGCCCACCAACTGCTGAGCCAGCAATGGCAGCGGCTGCAGAAGCATGTGGGGAGAGTGCTCAAGCACCACCCGGAGGCGGCAGAATCCCTTCATCAGATCCGGGTGAGCTTGCGCCGCATCGGCACCTGGGCGGAAGTGTTTCAGGGATCCCTGCGCCTGCCCAAGCCGCTCAGGCCCAAACGTTTGCGAAAGTTGATCAAGACGCTGGGCCAGCAGCGGGATCTGGACGTGTTGCTAGAAATCCTCCGCGAACCCTGTTGGCAAGGGATCCCGGCAGACCAGCAGGCGGAGCTAGAGGAGCTGAAGGAAAAGCTGCAGCGGCGCCAAGCTCAAGCCGAGAAACACTCCCGCCGCATTCTGGCAGAGGAGGACTTCCTGAAGTTCCAGGCTGCTTGCGAAGAGTGGCTGGTTTCTCCTCGCTACTGGCCTGCGGCCCAGCTTCCTGTGCAGGAGAGCTTGCCCCATCTTTTGGCGCCGCTAGTAGCGGCGTGGTTCCTGCAGCCGGGTTGGCGGATCCCGGCCTTCCCCGAAACCGAAGCTCAGGCTGAACAACTGCATGACCTGCGCAAAGCCACCAAACGCCTGCGCTACCAGCTAGAGTTTTTTGCCCCCTTCTACGGAGAGACCCTCCAAAGCTGGGTGAAGGCCCTCAAGCGTCTGCAGGAACAGTTGGGCCGCTTTAACGACTTGCAAGTTCTCCAGGCCCAGCTACCTGCCGACTCAAGCTTGCAGAACTGGCTGCAGGAACAACAGAAGCTGGCTCTCCAAGATTGGCCCACGCAGCAACAGCGTTACTGTAACCCTGCCGAGCAGCAGCGGCTATATCAGTTGCTCTTCTTGGTTGGGGAGAACAGCAACGGGGAAGTCCAGGTGGTAGGCTAG
- a CDS encoding polyamine ABC transporter substrate-binding protein: MKKRIATAVALLCCLLALLFFWRLGTAARKQTLQLYIWSEYIDPAILTAFEKATNSRVVVSVYESNEDMIAKLRGGGVSQYDIVVPTDYVVPNMVELGLLQPLNKNLIPNLRNLDEKFVGLPFDPENTYTVPYQWGTTGIGYRKDRLPENFERSWGLIFDPKQQYGPFVMIDEMRSMLAAAAFYLGFDPSTTVPAELQQIQELLIQAKRRSAGLIGGVGGKNQLVSGTANVAVVYSGDALQAAEENPNIGYFVPREGAHIWLDVMAIPAKAPNPELANRFINFILDAEVGAQLSNYNRFATPNAAALPRINPRDRQNPAIYPDETTFARLKYLKVLSQEQLRLVDAVWTAVKSS; this comes from the coding sequence ATGAAAAAGAGAATTGCCACGGCCGTTGCTTTGCTCTGCTGTCTACTGGCCCTACTTTTCTTTTGGCGCTTAGGAACTGCTGCCCGAAAACAAACCCTCCAACTCTACATCTGGTCGGAATACATTGACCCAGCCATTCTCACGGCCTTTGAGAAAGCCACTAACAGCCGCGTAGTGGTAAGTGTGTACGAGTCCAACGAGGACATGATTGCCAAGCTGCGGGGGGGCGGCGTCAGCCAGTACGACATTGTCGTGCCCACCGACTACGTTGTGCCCAACATGGTGGAGCTGGGCCTGCTGCAGCCTCTCAACAAAAACCTCATTCCCAATCTCCGCAACCTGGACGAGAAGTTTGTCGGCTTGCCCTTTGACCCAGAAAACACCTACACCGTTCCCTACCAGTGGGGCACCACCGGCATTGGCTACCGCAAAGACCGCCTGCCGGAAAACTTTGAGCGTTCCTGGGGGCTGATCTTTGATCCTAAGCAGCAGTACGGCCCCTTTGTGATGATCGACGAGATGCGCTCTATGCTTGCGGCTGCCGCCTTCTACCTGGGCTTTGACCCCAGTACTACCGTTCCCGCAGAGCTGCAGCAGATTCAGGAGCTGTTGATTCAAGCCAAACGCCGCAGCGCCGGTCTCATTGGCGGGGTGGGCGGCAAAAATCAACTGGTCTCCGGGACAGCCAATGTGGCGGTTGTCTACAGCGGTGATGCCCTGCAAGCTGCCGAAGAAAATCCCAACATTGGCTACTTTGTCCCCCGCGAGGGCGCTCACATTTGGCTGGACGTGATGGCCATCCCTGCCAAAGCCCCCAACCCTGAGCTGGCCAATCGCTTCATCAACTTCATTTTGGATGCCGAGGTCGGCGCTCAACTGAGCAACTACAACCGCTTCGCCACCCCCAACGCTGCTGCCCTACCCAGGATCAACCCCCGGGATCGCCAAAACCCAGCTATCTATCCCGATGAGACGACCTTTGCCAGGCTAAAGTACCTCAAAGTGCTGTCGCAGGAGCAGCTACGTCTGGTTGACGCTGTCTGGACTGCCGTCAAAAGCAGCTAG
- a CDS encoding chlorophyll a/b-binding protein, with amino-acid sequence MSPTDGVKTMENQEAKFGFTPFAEKWNGRLAMLGFVIGVATELLTGQGILSQIGLM; translated from the coding sequence ATGTCACCCACTGATGGAGTTAAAACCATGGAGAACCAAGAAGCTAAGTTTGGCTTTACCCCCTTTGCCGAAAAATGGAATGGCCGTCTGGCGATGTTGGGCTTTGTGATTGGCGTGGCCACCGAGTTGCTGACCGGCCAAGGGATCCTCTCTCAAATTGGCCTGATGTAA